A window of Belonocnema kinseyi isolate 2016_QV_RU_SX_M_011 chromosome 9, B_treatae_v1, whole genome shotgun sequence contains these coding sequences:
- the LOC117180459 gene encoding uncharacterized protein K02A2.6-like: MERCKFNRAKQESNESVAEFATRLKKLAIDCNFGTHWGKAMRDQFATGIRDESTRFEFFKSKEITFDQALEEALPREEATQNSVGAAQTLVSRSHKQESFALGQKRQNKNKKKQSSSEVKCYCCGKAGHETNECKYRDRKCDFCLRKGHLKRACIRKMKLSNKFLEENSSSSESEEEISDQVSGSGPSRSSNFIDFHNINSEVITSDSDATRAAPIFFDVKINGKIVAMEFDSGTYFSVMSEGFVNKTFGSLKVTRSKTKLISYENKTMESRGQLKNLTVTFNNKTKVLSCLVLKGDKIPLIGRQWLSIFGLWPLERLLHSDIVAKSKMGIYSMQAEGVRESILKEFEKLFSDTPDVYNKRKVKIHIKPNVKPVALGARHMPYALRPKTEQELERLVKLGNLKKVESSEWATPIVPIQRSNGKIRICGDFKLTLNPHLQITKRPLPMIDDIFVVMQHGKKFSQLDLPHAYMQCEVEDESQKYLTITTHKGLYQYTRLSDGISIAPSEFTHIMSEC, from the coding sequence ATGGAGCGTTGTAAATTCAACCGTGCTAAGCAAGAATCGAATGAGTCCGTAGCGGAATTCGCCACAAGACTGAAAAAATTAGCTATCGATTGCAACTTCGGAACCCACTGGGGAAAGGCCATGCGAGATCAGTTTGCGACGGGCATTCGAGACGAATCAACgagattcgaattttttaaaagcaaagaaATTACATTTGATCAAGCACTCGAGGAAGCATTACCGAGAGAAGAGGCGACACAAAATTCCGTCGGAGCAGCTCAAACGCTAGTGAGTAGAAGCCATAAACAAGAGAGTTTCGCTTTAggtcaaaaaagacaaaataaaaataaaaaaaagcagagTTCTTCGGAAGTTAAATGCTACTGTTGTGGAAAAGCGGGGCACGAGACAAACGAATGTAAATATCGCGACAGAAAATGCGACTTCTGCCTCAGAAAGGGACACCTCAAACGAGCCTGTATCAGAAAGATGAAATTGTCGAACAAATTTCTGGAGGAGAACAGCAGCAGCAGCGAGTCGGAGGAGGAGATCAGCGACCAGGTCAGCGGGAGCGGCCCATCGCGTAGCAGCAACTTCATTGACTTCCACAACATCAACTCAGAGGTAATTACAAGCGACAGCGATGCGACGCGCGCGGCTCCGATATTTTTCGATGTGAAAATTAACGGAAAAATAGTTGCGATGGAATTCGATTCGGGAACTTATTTCAGCGTGATGTCTGAAGGTTTCGTAAACAAAACATTCGGTAGTTTGAAAGTGACTAGATCAAAAACCAAATTAATATCATACGAAAATAAAACCATGGAATCGCGAGGTCAATTGAAAAACTTAACGGTtacttttaataacaaaacaaaagtCTTGAGTTGCTTAGTGTTGAAAGGCGATAAAATTCCACTGATAGGGAGGCAGTGGCTCTCAATATTCGGGCTTTGGCCTTTAGAACGTTTACTGCACTCAGACATCGTAGCTAAGAGTAAAATGGGTATATATAGCATGCAAGCCGAGGGAGTGCGCGAGTCAATATTAAAAGAGTTCGAGAAGCTGTTTAGCGACACGCCCGACGTGTACAACAAGCGCAAAGTGAAAATACATATCAAACCGAACGTAAAGCCGGTGGCGCTTGGAGCAAGGCATATGCCGTACGCGTTACGTCCAAAAACCGAACAAGAACTCGAACGGTTAGTTAaactaggtaatttaaaaaaagtagaatcgAGCGAATGGGCAACGCCTATAGTCCCTATTCAAAGGTCTAacggaaaaataagaatttgcggGGATTTCAAACTAACCTTGAATCCACACTTACAAATTACAAAACGCCCGCTACCAATGATTGATGATATTTTTGTAGTAATGCAACACGGAAAAAAATTTTCGCAGTTAGATTTGCCGCACGCGTATATGCAGTGCGAAGTAGAGGACGAGTCGCAAAAGTATTTAACAATAACTACTCATAAGGGGCTTTATCAATACACGCGGTTGTCGGATGGCATTAGCATTGCTCCAAGCGAATTCACGCACATAATGTCAGAATGTTAG